AGGTTATAGAGAAATCCGGTTTATCTGCGATGAATTGCCCCCTCACTCCACATCCTCCCTGCGTAACCCGATATCCCTCAACCGCTCATCACTCATCTGCTGTAACACGCGTCGGGTCTGCATTTGCCGCCGCCAACGCCTCACCGCCTGCCAGAGTTGCACCAGGCCGATAAACGGCGCTTTAGCTTTGTTTTCGTGAAATTCCATCTGCTGCCTCCTCATCTTTCAGAGGCTTCATCATCCGTCTTCTGGCAGTTCACAATACAGATGCAAATATTAGTTTTATTTAACATACAGACAGGTTAAAACAGCATCTGCATCCGGTTTTTTAGCCTCATCTGTACCGGTTTTTCTCTCTGTATGGTCCACATAAGGAATACAGCATGACGCGTTATCAACATCTGGCGACTCTGCTTGCCGGGCGGATTGAGCAAGGGCTGTATCGTCACGGGGAGAAATTGCCGTCGGTGCGTAGCTTGAGTCAGGAGCACGGCGTCAGCATCAGCACCGTGCAGCAGGCGTATCAGATGCTGGAAACGATGAAGCTCATCACTCCGCAGCCGCGTTCGGGGTATTTTGTCGCACAACGTAAAGCCCAGCCGCCAGTGCCGCCGATGTCACGTCCGGTGCAGCGCCCGGTGGAAATTACCCAGTGGGATCAGGTACTGGATATGCTGGAGGCGCATAGCGACAGTTCCATTGTTCCGTTAAGCAAAAGCACGCCGGATGTCGAAACGCCCAGCCTGAAACCACTCTGGCGGGAGCTAAGCCGGGTGGTACAGCATAATCTGCAAACCGTTCTCGGTTATGACTTGTTAGCCGGTCAGCGAGTGTTGCGAGAGCAGATTGCCCGCCTGATGCTCGACAGCGGCTCGGTAGTCACCGCCGATGACATCATCATCACCAGCGGCTGCCATAATTCGATGTCGATGGCGTTAATGGCGGTGTGTAAACCGGGCGATATTGTCGCGGTCGAATCCCCCTGTTATTACGGTTCAATGCAGATGCTGCGCGGCATGGGCGTGAAAGTGATTGAAATCCCAACCGATCCAGAAACTGGCATCAGCGTTGAAGCGCTGGAGCTGGCGCTGGAACAGTGGCCGATTAAAGGCATCATTCTGGTGCCAAACTGTAATAATCCGCTGGGATTTATTATGCCGGACGCACGCAAACGGGCCGTTCTCTCTCTCGCCCAGCGTCATGATATTGTGATTTTTGAAGATGATGTCTATGGCGAACTGGCAACGGAGTATCCGCGCCCGCGGACCATTCATTCCTGGGATATCGACGGGCGAGTGCTGTTGTGCAGCTCGTTCAGTAAAAGTATTGCTCCAGGCCTGCGCGTGGGTTGGGTCGCACCGGGGCGCTATCACGATAAACTGCTGCATATGAAATACGCCATCAGCAGCTTTAATGTGCCGTCCACGCAAATGGCGGCGGCAACGTTTGTGCTGGAAGGTCACTATCATCGCCATATCCGGCGGATGCGGCAGAATTATCAGCGCAATTTGGCGCTTTATACCTGCTGGATACGGGAATATTTTCCCTGCGAAATCTGTATTACGCGCCCGAAAGGCGGATTTTTACTGTGGATAGAATTGCCTGAACAGGTCGATATGGTCTGCGTTGCGCGACAGCTGTACCGCATGAAAATCCAGGTGGCGGCAGGCTCGATTTTCTCGGCTTCCGGCAAATACCGTAATTGTCTACGCATCAACTGCGCTTTACCGCTCAGCGAAACCTATCGCGAAGCACTGAAGCAAATTGGCGAGGCCGTGTATCGGGCAATGGAATGAATTCGAAATAGTGGCGAAGCGCCTGATTTCCTCTCACGAATCGCGTGTGACTCGTTTTATCTTTGCAGGGTCATCGTCACGTTCCTGCATGGCTTAGGCAAAGTGCGCTTCGTTCATGCCGGATGCCATGTGAACGCCTTACCAGGTCTACAAAATCTTTAAAGTTCAATATAGTGAATGGGTTATGTAGACCTGATAAGCGTAGCACATCAGGCTGCTTTGCGTTTGTCATCAGTCTCTGATTAGTACTCGATCCATGGATCACGCTTGCTTTCAGGCAAGGGCTGATCTAATGCCTGCATTTGCTCTGCCGAAAGTCCGGTATATCGTTGTATCCATTCAGGATCGGCCCCATTCTGCAACAACAATCGGAGGAGGCTCCGTTCCCCTTCTACTTTCCCTTCTTTCCTCCCCCTCTCCCTTCCCAACAGCCATCCATCATTATGAATTCGCTCTGCAATTGTCATTATTCGCTCCCTGTGGTGTGGCATTCGCCTGGTAAGTTCGCTGATAAACGCCTTAAAACGCGCTTCATCGCCAGTCAGTAAAATGTAATTTAACAGCGCAGTTATCTGGCTGTCATTAGCACACCCTGTAACCAGTAATACTGCCAGTTGATCAATAAGCCCCATTAGATCGCGCTGGCGAATATGCTTTTGGATCAACTCCAACAGGGCGACTCTGCGATGCTGCACAATCTCGTCATCCGGCACGATAGTGATATCCACCAGCGGGAACGCGGCGTTATAAAGCTTCCGTGCGGTAGTCGGGTCGGCAAATTCGTCCAGCCAGCACAAAGACCAGGGATAAGGACTACGGCTACCGTGATAAAACAGCATCGGAATGACCAGCGGTAGCGGTCGGCGTTTATCATGCTCTATATGGCGCTGCATCACCGCCATGGAATAGCGCATCAGCCGAAAAGCCATGTGAATATCCTCACGGCTCTGATGTTCAATCACCACATAGATATAGCCATCTCCTTTACGGGTCTTTACCGACCATAAAATATCGGAGTGTAGCGCCCGCAATTTTTCATCGACAAAGCTGGCGGATTCCAGTTTTAAGGTGTCGAGATCGCACAGTTCACGTAAATCTTTAGGTAAGTGAATCTCCATAAAATCCCGCGCAGTGTCAGGGTGCGTGAGAAAAGATTTAAATAATGCATCATGCGGCGTGCTGGTCGTGAAGTTTGTCATGGCGATCCATCACCTGTTGAAAAAGATGGCCTGACTTTAGCGACTAACAAAACCACTCTCACCCGGCAATTTCCCATTCCCCGAGGCGCTTTCCAGGCTATTTTTATTCTTCTGCAAACGATACATTTTTCCGGAAACAGGCTCGTGTTTTTACATGTCCTGTACCCGGCAGATATTCCCCTTTCCACCGCGCTCTTTTGATTAACCGCAAATTTTAATTACACTTAAGGTGTATATTTTCTATGCAACCCATCAATTAAAGAGGTGTAATGTGCTGATGACTATTTGTAATCGTTATACATTCTGACCCGAAGTCAGAAAGTATTTCTCTGTCTGTGTGTTCACAGGCAGTGTGGTTGATTACATGAAATTCAGTACATTTGCAGTCTCGTTGCCCTTCTCACCTGCCTTTCGTCATTACCGATGGTATTGAATTTCGTTTTCCCCGTTGAGGTTCTCCGGACAAGGAGTTGTTTGTTATGCCACGTTTTTTTGCCCGCCATGCCGCCACGCTGTTTTTCCCGATGGCGTTGATTTTGTATGACTTTGCCGCGTATCTGTCGACGGATCTGATCCAGCCTGGGATCATTAATGTGGTCCGTGATTTTAACGCCGATGTCAGTCTGGCCCCGGCTGCCGTCAGTCTCTATCTCGCTGGCGGTATGGCGTTACAGTGGCTGCTGGGGCCGCTCTCCGACAGAATTGGCCGCAGGCCGGTGCTGATTACCGGGGCGCTAATTTTTACCCTTGCCTGCGCCGCGACAATGTTCACAACGTCTATGACACAGTTTCTTATCGCGCGTGCAATTCAGGGCACCAGTATCTGTTTTATTGCCACCGTTGGTTATGTCACGGTGCAGGAGGCGTTCGGACAGACAAAAGGGATCAAGTTGATGGCGATTATCACCTCCATCGTACTGATTGCGCCGATTATCGGCCCGCTTTCCGGCGCAGCTCTGATGCACTTTATGCACTGGAAAGTCCTTTTTGCCATCATTGCGGTTATGGGTTTTATCTCATTTGTTGGCTTACTGTTGGCGATGCCAGAGACGGTGAAGCGCGGCGCGGTTCCGTTTAGCGCCAAAAGCGTCTTGCGCGATTTTCGTAATGTCTTTTGCAATCGGCTGTTCCTCTTTGGCGCAGCAACCATCTCTTTAAGCTATATCCCGATGATGAGCTGGGTGGCTGTCTCGCCGGTGATCCTTATCGATGCAGGCGGCTTAACAACTTCGCAGTTCGCCTGGACACAAGTTCCGGTGTTCGGCGCGGTGATTGTCGCGAATGCCATCGTGGCGCGTTTTGTTAAAGATCCGACCGAACCGCGGTTTATCTGGCGTGCCGTACCTATTCAACTGGTCGGCCTCGCTCTGTTGATTGTCGGCAATCTGCTGTCGCCGCATGTCTGGCTGTGGTCGGTGCTGGGCACCAGTCTGTATGCTTTCGGGATTGGTTTGATTTTTCCGACCTTATTCCGCTTTACGCTGTTTTCCAATAACTTACCGAAAGGGACCGTCTCCGCATCGCTAAATATGGTGATCCTGATGGTGATGTCGGTCTCGGTCGAAATCGGCCGCTGGCTATGGTTTAACGGCGGTCGCTTGCCGTTTCATCTGTTAGCCGTTGTGGCGGGCGTTATCGTCGTTTTCACCCTGGCGGGATTGCTCAATCGCGTGCGCCAGCATCAGGCAGCCGAGCTAGTGGAGGAGCAGTGATTTTTGCGCGATCCTGCCGTCAGGCTCTATTCTTAACGTTATGAATAAACTCATCGAACTCAGACGCGCCAAAAGGTTGGCGCTCTCTTTACTGCTTATCGCCGCTGCTACCTTTGTCGTTACGCTGTTTTTGCCGCCCAATTTTTGGGTGAGCGGCGTGAAGGCGATTGCTGAAGCGGCGATGGTCGGCGCGCTGGCTGACTGGTTTGCGGTGGTGGCGCTATTTCGCCGCGTGCCGATTCCGATTATTTCTCGTCATACGGCGATTATCCCGCGTAATAAAGACAGGATTGGTGAAAATCTCGGCCAGTTCGTGCAGGAAAAATTTCTCGATACCCAGTCGCTGGTGGCATTGATTCGACGTCACGAACCGGCGTTGTTGATTGGCAACTGGTTTAGTCAGCCGGAAAACGCCCGCCGCGTTGGTCAGCATCTGTTGCAGATCATGAGCGGTTTTCTTGAACTGACCGATGATGCGCGCATTCAGCGCCTGCTTAAGCGCGCAGTCCATCGGGCGATTGATAAGGTCGATCTTTCTGGCACCAGTGCACTGATGCTGGAAAGCATGACTAAAAACGATCGCCATCAGGTGCTGCTGGATACGCTGATCGCACAGTTGATCGCCCTGCTTCAGCGCGATAAATCGCGCAAGTTTATCGCCCAGCAAATTGTTCGCTGGCTGGAGAGCGAGCATCCACTGAAAGCCAAAATTCTCCCCACAGAATGGCTGGGCGAACATAGCGCGGAGTTAGTTTCTGACGCGGTGAATTCTTTGCTTGATGATATTAGTCGCGATCGTGCGCATCAGATCCGCCATGCGTTTGATCGCGCCACCTTCGCCCTGATCGACAAGCTGAAAAACGATCCGGAAATGGCAGCGCGAGCCGATGCCGTAAAAAGCTATCTGAAAGAAGATGAAGCTTTTAACCGCTATCTAAGTGAATTGTGGGGGGATTTACGGGAATGGCTGAAAGCGGATATCAACAGTGAAGATTCTCGTGTGAAAGAACGTATCGCACGAGCGGGTCAATGGTTTGGCGAAACGTTAATTGCCGATGATGCCTTGCGGGCGTCGTTAAATAGTCATCTGGAACAAGCCGCGCACCGTGTCGCGCCTGAGTTTTCCGCATTCCTGACGCGCCATATCAGCGATACGGTAAAAAGCTGGGATGCGCGGGATATGTCGCGGCAAATCGAGTTAAATATTGGCAAAGATCTGCAGTTTATCCGTGTCAACGGTACGCTAGTTGGCGGTTGTATTGGGCTAATTTTGTATTTGCTGTCGCAGCTCCCGGCCTTGTTCCCCCTCGGCAATTTTTAGAAATCCATGAAAAACTAAGTGGCTAACCGCGAGAGAGATCAAATAAACCACACTAAAAGAATGGTAATAATGTGGCCTCTTTTCATTATCTCCCGTGGTACGGGGAAGGAAAATCATGTCACTTGTCACCGATCTACCCGCTATTTTCGATCAGTTCTCTGAAGCTCGCCAGAAAGGCTTTCTCACCGTCATGGATCTCAAGGAGCGCGGCATTCCGCTGGTTGGCACCTACTGTACTTTTATGCCGCAAGAGATCCCAATGGCAGCCGGTGCGGTTGTAGTTTCACTCTGTTCCACCTCTGATGAAACCATTGAAGAAGCCGAGAAAGATCTGCCGCGCAATCTCTGCCCGCTGATTAAAAGCAGCTATGGCTTCGGCAAAACCGATAAATGCCCCTATTTCTACTTTTCTGATCTGGTGGTCGGTGAAACCACCTGCGACGGCAAAAAGAAAATGTATGAATACATGGCGGAGTTTAAGCCCGTGCATGTGATGCAATTGCCCAACAGCGTTAAGGACGATGCCTCGCGTGCATTATGGAAAGCAGAAATGCTGCGCTTACAAAAAGCGGTAGAGGAACGTTTTGGACACGAGATTAGCGAAGATGCTCTGCGCGATGCCATTGCGCTGAAAAACCGCGAACGTCGCGCACTGGCCAATTTTTATCATCTTGGGCAGTTAAATCCTCCCGCGCTTAGCGGCAGCGACATTCTGAAAGTGGTCTACGGCGCAACCTTCCGGTTCGATAAAGAGGCGTTGGTTGACGAACTGGATGCAATGACCGCCCGCGTTCGTCAGCAGTGGGAAGAAGGCCAGCGACTGGACCCGCGTCCACGCATTTTAATCACCGGCTGCCCAATTGGCGGCGCAGCAGAGAAAGTGGTGCGCGCGATTGAAGAGAATGGCGGCTGGGTTGTCGGTTATGAAAACTGCACCGGGGCGAAAGCGACCGAGCAATGCGTGGCAGAAACGGGCGATGTCTACGACGCGCTGGCGGATAAATATCTGGCGATTGGCTGCTCCTGTGTTTCGCCGAACGATCAGCGCCTGCAAATGCTCAGCCAGATGGTTGAAGAATATCAGGTCGATGGCGTAGTTGATGTGATTTTGCAGGCGTGCCATACCTACGCGGTGGAATCGCTGGCGATTAAACGTCATGTGCGTCAGCAGCACAACATTCCTTATATCGCTATTGAAACAGACTACTCCACCTCAGATGTCGGGCAGCTCAGCACCCGTGTCGCGGCCTTTATTGAGATGCTGTAAGGAGTGGCAGTGGCATATTCGATTGGCATTGATTCCGGCTCAACCGCCACCAAAGGGATCTTACTGACAGACGGCGTGATTACGCGCCGTTTCCTCGTTCCAACACCTTTTCGCCCGGCAACAGCAATTACTGAAGCCTGGGAAACTCTGCGCGAAGGGTTAGAGATAGTGCCGTTTCTGACGCTGACTGGTTACGGGCGACAACTGGTGGATTTTGCCGATAAACAGGTGACGGAAATCTCCTGTCACGGGCTGGGCGCACGGTTTCTTGCGCCAGCAACGCGCGGGGTAATCGACATCGGTGGTCAGGACAGCAAAGTGATTCAGCTTGATGACGACGGTAACCTGTGCGATTTCCTGATGAATGACAAATGCGCGGCGGGCACCGGGCGTTTCCTGGAGGTGATCTCGCGCACGCTTGGCACCAGCGTCGAGCAACTCGACAGAATTACCGAAAATGTCACGCCGCACGCCATCACGAGTATGTGCACAGTGTTTGCCGAATCGGAAGTGATCAGCCTGCGCTCAGCGGGCGTCGCGCCAGAAGCGATTCTCGCCGGAGTGATTAACGCGATGGCGCGGCGGAGTGCCAATTTCATTGCTCGTCTCTCCTGTGAAGCGCCGATTCTGTTTACTGGCGGCGTTAGCCATTGCCAGACGTTTGCCCGGATGTTGGAAACTCACCTGGGAATGCCGGTAAATACCCATCCTGATGCGCAATTTGCTGGCGCAATTGGCGCAGCGGTAATTGGTCAACGAGTGAGAAAACGCACATGAAAGAGTATCTGTTTTTATTTCACTCAACGGTCGGCGTTGTACAAACGCGTAAGGCGTTACAGGCAGCGGGTATGACCTTTCGCGTCAGCGATATTCCCCGCGATTTACGCGGCGGATGCGGGTTATGCATTTGGCTGATCTGTCCCCCCGGCGAGGAAATACAATGGGTGATCCCTGGGCAGACCGAAGCGATATATTGCCAGCAGAACAGCGAATGGCAGTGCGTGGGGCATTACGATTCAGAAGCGTCAACCAGGCAATAAGATCTTTAAATATAACGCCCGGATATTTGGCTGCACATAATCCTGCATGAAGGAAGTTGTATTAAATATCTCGCCTGCTGTGAAATATTTCCCATCCACAAAATGAGCGATTTTTGATAGCACCTTGCTATTGCGCGTCTAAAATACAATATACATTGTATTATACTTAAAACATAATTATGCATAGAGAAATAAAATGATTACCGGGTGTGGTAATGATAAAAATAAGTTTCAGTGTGAAGCTTATCTTTACCCCCCATGATTATTTTAGATTTAGAAGAACATTTCACAATTCAAGGATAAAAATATGGGCTCCACATTTAACATATACGGCGATATTCTTCCAACACTCGACATGTATTCGGGACTAAAACCTTGCCATAAAAAAAGCAACCAACCATTTGACATTAACACGGAAATTGAAACCATACAAAAACAAATTAATTATGATATAAATCATTTGAATGATGGTTTTATTAAGCGTGTACTGAATGTTTTTATTCACCTTATCTCTAATCCCGACAATCTCGAATTAACCTTAAATCGATATTCATCAACAACAGAACAAATCATCGCCAAAACCAAAAGAAATGGTTTAAATGAGTTTGAAATTAACGATCTAAAAATAATATTTAATCGACAAGATGATAATGAAAGTGTATTAACTGTTTACCACAAAGATATAAGTCATAGTTGCAATGTTAAAACCGAGCAACTGCAGCAGTTTATTAAAATAATGGAACAAAAAGCGCAACTACCAATCTATATTGACAAGAACAATTTGAAAGAGAGTATTTGCTCTGTTTTGCACAATGACCCACAACATGCAGATAAAGATCAATACCTTCCCTATGATAAGTTTTTAAAACATGCCTGCAAAAGTTCAAATTCATTTGAAGTGAAATTAGATGCTACTCATCAATATCGACATCTGAATAACTTCATGATTTCTTTTGACCCAGTAGAAAGTCAATTAACCATACGGGATAATAATAACGAGACTGAAACTATCTCGTTGACAAACTTACAATGGGAAAATGTGCTGCAATACTATAGAGAAAACCACCAGCAGCCAAATATAGCAGGATCACGAAATCTCACGGATAATAGAGATAAAATAAAAAATACAATATCCACCTCTGAAATTATAGAGTGCGCCTCTCCTGAAATAAGAAATAGCGTTCTGAACGATCTTTATAGCATTGCTAACTTCCTCCCGGACAATAATCTGACACCAAATGAGAGCTGGAAAAGATTTTGTCATACATGCGAGCGCTTTTACGTTGCTCAGAAGA
The nucleotide sequence above comes from Escherichia coli. Encoded proteins:
- a CDS encoding DUF3343 domain-containing protein codes for the protein MKEYLFLFHSTVGVVQTRKALQAAGMTFRVSDIPRDLRGGCGLCIWLICPPGEEIQWVIPGQTEAIYCQQNSEWQCVGHYDSEASTRQ
- the yjiR gene encoding PLP-dependent aminotransferase family protein encodes the protein MTRYQHLATLLAGRIEQGLYRHGEKLPSVRSLSQEHGVSISTVQQAYQMLETMKLITPQPRSGYFVAQRKAQPPVPPMSRPVQRPVEITQWDQVLDMLEAHSDSSIVPLSKSTPDVETPSLKPLWRELSRVVQHNLQTVLGYDLLAGQRVLREQIARLMLDSGSVVTADDIIITSGCHNSMSMALMAVCKPGDIVAVESPCYYGSMQMLRGMGVKVIEIPTDPETGISVEALELALEQWPIKGIILVPNCNNPLGFIMPDARKRAVLSLAQRHDIVIFEDDVYGELATEYPRPRTIHSWDIDGRVLLCSSFSKSIAPGLRVGWVAPGRYHDKLLHMKYAISSFNVPSTQMAAATFVLEGHYHRHIRRMRQNYQRNLALYTCWIREYFPCEICITRPKGGFLLWIELPEQVDMVCVARQLYRMKIQVAAGSIFSASGKYRNCLRINCALPLSETYREALKQIGEAVYRAME
- the yjiM gene encoding double-cubane-cluster-containing anaerobic reductase; translation: MSLVTDLPAIFDQFSEARQKGFLTVMDLKERGIPLVGTYCTFMPQEIPMAAGAVVVSLCSTSDETIEEAEKDLPRNLCPLIKSSYGFGKTDKCPYFYFSDLVVGETTCDGKKKMYEYMAEFKPVHVMQLPNSVKDDASRALWKAEMLRLQKAVEERFGHEISEDALRDAIALKNRERRALANFYHLGQLNPPALSGSDILKVVYGATFRFDKEALVDELDAMTARVRQQWEEGQRLDPRPRILITGCPIGGAAEKVVRAIEENGGWVVGYENCTGAKATEQCVAETGDVYDALADKYLAIGCSCVSPNDQRLQMLSQMVEEYQVDGVVDVILQACHTYAVESLAIKRHVRQQHNIPYIAIETDYSTSDVGQLSTRVAAFIEML
- a CDS encoding Rpn family recombination-promoting nuclease/putative transposase, with translation MTNFTTSTPHDALFKSFLTHPDTARDFMEIHLPKDLRELCDLDTLKLESASFVDEKLRALHSDILWSVKTRKGDGYIYVVIEHQSREDIHMAFRLMRYSMAVMQRHIEHDKRRPLPLVIPMLFYHGSRSPYPWSLCWLDEFADPTTARKLYNAAFPLVDITIVPDDEIVQHRRVALLELIQKHIRQRDLMGLIDQLAVLLVTGCANDSQITALLNYILLTGDEARFKAFISELTRRMPHHRERIMTIAERIHNDGWLLGRERGRKEGKVEGERSLLRLLLQNGADPEWIQRYTGLSAEQMQALDQPLPESKRDPWIEY
- the yjiS gene encoding DUF1127 domain-containing protein, whose amino-acid sequence is MEFHENKAKAPFIGLVQLWQAVRRWRRQMQTRRVLQQMSDERLRDIGLRREDVE
- the yjiN gene encoding DUF445 domain-containing protein, giving the protein MNKLIELRRAKRLALSLLLIAAATFVVTLFLPPNFWVSGVKAIAEAAMVGALADWFAVVALFRRVPIPIISRHTAIIPRNKDRIGENLGQFVQEKFLDTQSLVALIRRHEPALLIGNWFSQPENARRVGQHLLQIMSGFLELTDDARIQRLLKRAVHRAIDKVDLSGTSALMLESMTKNDRHQVLLDTLIAQLIALLQRDKSRKFIAQQIVRWLESEHPLKAKILPTEWLGEHSAELVSDAVNSLLDDISRDRAHQIRHAFDRATFALIDKLKNDPEMAARADAVKSYLKEDEAFNRYLSELWGDLREWLKADINSEDSRVKERIARAGQWFGETLIADDALRASLNSHLEQAAHRVAPEFSAFLTRHISDTVKSWDARDMSRQIELNIGKDLQFIRVNGTLVGGCIGLILYLLSQLPALFPLGNF
- the mdtM gene encoding multidrug efflux MFS transporter MdtM; its protein translation is MPRFFARHAATLFFPMALILYDFAAYLSTDLIQPGIINVVRDFNADVSLAPAAVSLYLAGGMALQWLLGPLSDRIGRRPVLITGALIFTLACAATMFTTSMTQFLIARAIQGTSICFIATVGYVTVQEAFGQTKGIKLMAIITSIVLIAPIIGPLSGAALMHFMHWKVLFAIIAVMGFISFVGLLLAMPETVKRGAVPFSAKSVLRDFRNVFCNRLFLFGAATISLSYIPMMSWVAVSPVILIDAGGLTTSQFAWTQVPVFGAVIVANAIVARFVKDPTEPRFIWRAVPIQLVGLALLIVGNLLSPHVWLWSVLGTSLYAFGIGLIFPTLFRFTLFSNNLPKGTVSASLNMVILMVMSVSVEIGRWLWFNGGRLPFHLLAVVAGVIVVFTLAGLLNRVRQHQAAELVEEQ
- the yjiL gene encoding putative 2-hydroxyacyl-CoA dehydratase activator YjiL (YjiL, as found in Escherichia coli, is a homolog of the activator ATPases of enzymes such as lactoyl-CoA dehydratase, (R)-phenyllactate dehydratase, and 2-hydroxyisocaproyl-CoA dehydratase. The typical substrate of those enzymes is acyl-CoA with an OH at the beta-position. YjiL is the putative activator for the cognate protein YjiM, a putative 2-hydroxyacyl-CoA dehydratase with unknown specificity, encoded by the adjacent gene.), which gives rise to MAYSIGIDSGSTATKGILLTDGVITRRFLVPTPFRPATAITEAWETLREGLEIVPFLTLTGYGRQLVDFADKQVTEISCHGLGARFLAPATRGVIDIGGQDSKVIQLDDDGNLCDFLMNDKCAAGTGRFLEVISRTLGTSVEQLDRITENVTPHAITSMCTVFAESEVISLRSAGVAPEAILAGVINAMARRSANFIARLSCEAPILFTGGVSHCQTFARMLETHLGMPVNTHPDAQFAGAIGAAVIGQRVRKRT